GGCGTCCGGCACGATCATCCCTATGAGGTCGGTCCGCCTCGACGCCATCGCCTGGGCAACCCGGTCGGGCCGGTAGCCCAGCTCCTTGATGGCGGCGAGTACCCGCTCGCGCGTGGCCGGGGCGACCGGCCTGGGTCCGTTGTTGATGACGTAGCTGACGACCGCGGTCGACGTACCCGCCAGTCTTGCCACATCGTCCCGCGTCACCTTGGCCACGCGCGGCAGTCTACGCGGATGGAACTACCTCTTCACAGGTGTGACCACGGGTTCCTCTTCGGTGGCCTCCGCCGGCTCGGAACGCTCCGCCGGACGCTCCGCCGGACGGTCCGCCGGAGTGCCGCCCCGGGACGCCGATTCCTGGGCCGCCGGTTTCCGGTCGCCCTTCTCCGGCGCGACGAACCGGTAACCGACGTTGCGGACGGTGCCGATGAGCGACTCGTGCTCGGGGCCGAGCTTGGCGCGCAGCCGCCGGACGTGGACGTCGACCGTGCGCGTACCGCCGAAGTAGTCGTAACCCCACACCTCTTGGAGCAGCTGGGCGCGGGTGAAGACCCGGCCCGGGTGCTGCGCGAGGTACTTGAGCAGCTCGAACTCCTTGAAGGTCAGGTCGAGGACCCGGCCCTTGAGCTTCGCGCTGTACGTCGCCTCGTCCACGGAGAGATCGCCGTTGCGGATCTCCATGGGGGAGTCGTCGGCGGTGATCTGCTGCCGGCCGGTGGCGAGCCGGAGCCGGGCCTCGACCTCGGCCGGGCCCGCGGTGTCCAGCAGGACGTCGTCGATGCCCCAGTCGGCGGTGACAGCCGCGAGGCCGCCCTCGGTGACGACGAGGATCAGCGGACAGCCCGGCCCGGTGGAGCGGAGCAGCTGGCAGAGGGAGCGGACCTGCGGAAGGTCACGCCTCCCGTCGACCAGGATGACGTCGGCACCGGGGGTGTCGACGAGAGCGGGTCCCTCGGCGGGGGCCACCCGCACGCTGTGGAGCAGAAGACCGAGGGCGGGGAGCACCTCCGTCGACGGTTGAAGGGCATTCGTCAGGAGCAGCAGTGAGCTCATCGCCGCTCACCTGCCTCGGTCGTCGGTCGATCGTGGTGCACGTTTCGCTCGCCCATTACGTCGGTCCTCCTCGTTCCCTGCGAGAGGGGCACTCCCGGGTCGGACCCGGGGGAGATGCGGCACATCACTTCGTACTGCTGAACGGCTGTACGGCTGAGCCTTGCGGCATTCGTCATACAGGTTTTACGGGTGCGGCCCCGCGCCCTGGGGTCGCTGAGCTTGTTGAAACGTCTCCGTAACAACGCGCGGAAAGCACAAAAGGATCCGGGGGCTGCTCTGCCCGGATCCTCTTCGCAGCAGAATAGCCCACATGAGTTCACTCTCCGAGGGTCGATTCGTGAGTTCTTCTGTTCCCTTGATCACGCGAACCCCGCAGTACGCCACATTGCTCACCGATGACGGGGTGCCGGTGGAGGCGGTGTACGAGCCGTGTACGGCAGGTGCCGGGCCGGGCGCCGCAGGGGTCGCGGAGCAGACGGCCATCGTGGTCGCGCACGGCTTCACCGGCTCACTCGACCGGCCCGCCGTCCGGCGCGCCGCGAGGGCGTTCTCGCAGCGTGCGGCCGTGGTGACGTTCTCCTTTCGGGGTCACGGAAACTCCGGCGGAAAGTCCACGGTGGGGGATCGCGAGGTCCTCGACCTGGCCGCAGCGGTGGCCTGGGCGAGGTCTCTGGGACACCGCAGAATCGTTACGGTCGGGTTCTCCATGGGCGGTTCCGTGGTACTCCGGCAGGCCGCTCTGTATACGAAGAAAACCGTAGGGAAAGAGGGGGCCGTTCGGGGGGTGGCGGAATCGTCGGGCCCCGCCCCCGCCCTCGCTCCCGGCTCTGCCCCCGCCCTCGCCGCCGGCTCCGGCTCTGCCGCCGTCCTCGCCGCCGGCTCCGCCCACGTCGACGGAGTGATCTCCGTCAGCTCCCCGGCCCGCTGGTACTACCGGGGCACCGCGTCGATGCGCCGGCTGCACTGGGTGGTCACCCGCCCCACGGGGCGGCTGGTCGGCCGGTACGGGCTGGGCACCCGCATCCACGACGAGGACTGGGACCCCGTGCCGCTCTCCCCGGTGGAGGCGGTCCCGCTGATCGCGCCCGCCCCGCTGCTGGTGGTGCACGGCGACCGCGACCCGTACTTCCCGCTGGACCACCCCCGGATGCTGGCGGACGCGGCGGCCCGGGGTGCCGCCGAACTGTGGCTGGAGCGGGGCATGGGACACGCCGAGAACGCGGCGGACGAGGCACTGCTCGGCCGGATGGCCGACTGGGCCGTCGGCGCGTGACCCATCATGGACAGCGCGCGCGGCACGGCCGGGCGCGAGTTTCCGCGTGACGCATGTGGCCCATGTGATGTGTGTGACGTGTGTGATCGCAACGACGGACGGACGACGAAGGAGGTGCCGCCATGGCGGCGGGCACGATCCGTTACTGGGCCGCGGCCAAGGCCGCCGCGGGCACCGCGGAGGAGCCGTACGCGGCGACGACACTGGCGGAGGCGCTGGACGCCGCGCGCGGACGTCACCCCGGAGAGCTGGTGCGGGTGCTCATGAGGTGCTCGTTCCTGGTCGACGGGGCTCCGGTCGGAGCGCGGCGGCATGAGACGGTACGCCTTGCCGAGGGCGGCACGGTCGAGGTGCTCCCGCCGTTCGCAGGAGGGTGAACCGGAGACGATGAGCAGCGCACAGAACAGGGACCAGAGCGGCGCCCGGCCGCAGGGCCGGGAGCCGTACACGTACGGCGACGGCGAGGCGTACCCCGAGCACGCCCACCCGGGCCGGCAGCAGTACCCCGGCGGCCCCGCCGCCGCACCGGCGTACGAGCAGCAGCAGGGCCACGGCGGGCAGCCGGAGCAGTACGGGCAGCCGGGCCAGTACGGGCAGCCGGGCCAGTACGGGCAGCCGGGCCAGTACGGGCAGCCGGCGCAGCACGGGCACGCGGCGCAGGGGTCGGGGTACGGCTCCGGCGGTGCGGACATGGGCTCCACGCAGACCTGGCAGGGGCAGACCTGGGACACCCAGTACCAGCCCACGGTCCAGCCGCAGCAGCAGCAGCCGCAGGCCCCGCAGTACCAGCAGCCCCGGGCCCCGCAGCCGCAGCACCAGCAGCAGCCGGTCCACGGGCAGCCCCAGGAGTACGGGCAGCCCGGCCGGGCCCAGGCGCAGTACCCGCCGCACGCGTACGGGCAGCAGGGGTACGGGCAACAGCAGCCCTCGCAGCCGTACGGGCAGCCCCAGCAGGAGTACGGACAGCCCCAGCAGGAGTACGGGCAGCAGCCCTCGCAGGAGTACGGGCAGGCCCCGCAGGAGTACGGGCAGCCCGGGTCGCCGTACGCGCAGGCGCAGCAGGGGTACGCCCCGCAGCAGGGTCCCCAGCAGGGCCCCCAGCAGGGCCCGCAGCAAGGCCCCCAGCAGGCGTGGGGGCAGACACAGCACCAGCCGCAACAGGCCGCGCCCGACGCGGCGCAGACGGCCTTTCTGCCGCCGGTCGCCGGTCCGCAGGCTCCCGCGCCGGCCTCCTACCCGCTGCCCGCCGAAGTCCCGGTGGCACCGGCGGGCCAGCCGCCGACGGCGGAGCGGTTCGGCGCGCCCGTGGGGGCGGCCACGACCGCTGCCGCTCCGGAGCGGCCCGGTGCGGAGGGGTACAGCGCTCCCACCACGCTCGGCAACACGCGGATCACCGACGCCCAGCGCGCCCGCGCCGAAGGCCGTTCGCCGATCATCGCGCCGGGCATGCAGCCCGCCGCGCTGACCGCCGTGCTCGGCCTGCTGGTGGCGGTCGGCGCCGCGCTCGGTCAGTACGCGCTGGCGGTGCCACTGGTGCTGCTCCAGGCCGTCACCGCGGCCGGGTGGTTCCGGCTCAACGGCATGTGGCCGGCCCGGCAGGGCATCGCGCTGGCCTTCCTCGGCGGGTTCGTCGCGGACATCGCGCTGCTCGCAGCCGGTCGTGAGCACGGCCCGGCCGCTCTCCTCGGCACGCTCGGGGTGTGGGTGCTGCTCACGCTCGTGCTCCAGCTGCGGAGCCACGCGGGGGCCGACGAGCGGATGCACGGGCTGATGGCCACCGTCGTGTCGGCGGCCCTCGCGGTGCTGGCGGGCGGGTACCTCGCGGCGGATCCGGACGTGGTGGTCGCGGGTGCGCTCGCCGTCGCCGCCGCCGCGCTGGTGCGCGCGCTGCCGCTGCCCGAGCCGGTCTCCGTGGCCGGGGCTCTGGCCGTCGCCGTCGCGGCGGGTGCGGTGGGCGGCGAGCTCGCCGGAATCGGTCTGCCGGGTGCGGTGTCGGCCGGCCTCGCGGCGGGCGTCTGCGCCCTCGTCGGGCTCCGGGCGGCCAGCTACGACTACCCGTCCCGGTTCGTCCACATGACGGCCGGTGTGGCGCTGCCGCTGACCGCCGCGGCGCCGGCCGTCTACCTCGTCGGCCGGATGATCGGCTGATCTTTCCGGGAACCGACCGGGTACCCCGCTTCGTCGCTCACTCCGGGCTTTCCGTGGCCGTGTCAGGCACATGGGAAGCCCGGAGTCCGTCGACGCGAGTGGGAGAAGAACAGGCATGCGCGCACTGCGAATACTGCTGATCGTCGTGGTGGTGCTGGGGGGCCTCTTCGTGGCCGTCGACCGCCTGGCTCTCCACTTCGCCGAGAACGAGGCGGCGGACCGGGTCGAGTTCACCGGTGCCACGGCAGCCTCGACCGACGTCTCGATCCACGGCTTCCCCTTCCTCACCCAGATCGCGGGCCGGAACCTCGACCGGGTCGACGTCACGCTCAAGGGCATCCGGGCGGGCAGCGACGGCAACACCATCCGGATCAACGAGCTGCGGGCCGAGCTCGACCGGGTCGTCATCGGCGAGGGGTACTCCAGTGCCCGGGCCGGACTGGTCAAGGGCACCGCGCTGGTCAGCTACGCGGACCTGACGGCCGCCGCCGAGGACGGCATCACCGTGCAGTACGCCGACAACGGGAAGGTCAAGGTCACCGGCAGCGTGGACGTACCGGGCCTCGGCAGCGTCTCCCGCAGTGTCGTCTCCTCGGTCACCCTGGCCGACGGCCGTACCGTCCGGGTCCGGGCCGACGTGGTGCCGGGTGAGGACATCCCCGGCCTGGAGGGACTGGTGCGGTCCCGCACCGACTTCGAGCGGAACCTCGGCGGACTGCCCGACGGTGTGGTGCTGAAGAAGATCGAGGCGCTTCCGGAGGGGCTGGAGGTCTCGGTGGAGGCCACCGACATCGCCCTCGCGGGCTGAGACCGGGCGGGCGTCCGGGCGTCCGGGCGGGGCGGCGCCGGGTTCGCCGTCCGTGGCGAGGGCGCGGGACCGGCGCCCGGATGGTGAGACGGGGGTGTCCGTACCGCAGATGTGACGCCGGTCCGGTCCCCCGGAGGGGGAGGGCGAAGGCCGGATCGCCCTCCCGTGTCTCGCATCTCGGACCATACCGTCTCATCATCCGGTATGCCGGTGACAGCCCCGCCCCCGGCTCCCTACGATCGGACACATGAAACGACAGGCGGATCTCACGAAGCGGCGGGCAGTAGACCTGTGCCGCGTCGCCGCCATGCTCTGTCGCACCTTCTGAGCAGGACGTTTCCGTTCCGTCCCGCTTCCCTCCGGCCCCTCGACCGTTGAACCGTCGGGGCCGGTCCGTGCCCCGGTACACGCCCACGCCCGGCGTCCGCGTGTACCCGCAGCACTCTTCACTCCGCACGACACCGCCGCAGACTGCCCCGGAGGAGAACAGCATGAGCCGCAGCGACGTACTGGTCGACGCAGACTGGGTCGAGGCCCACATCGACGACGCGCAGGTCGCCATTGTCGAGGTCGACGAGGACACCTCGGCGTACGAGAAGAACCACATCAAGAACGCCATCCGGATCGACTGGACGAAGGACCTCCAGGACCCGGTCCGCCGTGACTTCGTCGACCAGGCCGGCTTCGAGAAGCTCCTGTCGGAGAAGGGCATCGCCAACGACACCCTGGTGGTCCTCTACGGCGGCAACAACAACTGGTTCGCCTCGTACGCGTACTGGTACTTCAAGCTCTACGGCCACGAGAACGTCAAGCTCCTCGACGGTGGCCGCAAGAAGTGGGAGCTGGACTCCCGCGACCTGACCGACGCCGTCCCGTCGCGCCCGGCCACCGAGTACAAGGCCAAGGCCCAGGACGAGTCGATCCGCGCCTACCGCGACGACGTCGTGGCGGCCATCGGCACCCTGAACCTGGTCGACGTGCGGTCGCCCGACGAGTTCAGCGGCAAGCTGCTCGCCCCGGCGCACCTTCCGCAGGAGCAGTCGCAGCGTCCCGGCCACGTGCCCGGCGCCCGCAACATCCCGTGGTCGAAGAACGCCAACGACGACGGCACCTTCAAGTCGGACGACGAGCTCAAGGCCCTCTACGAGGACGAGCAGGTCGACCTGGCGAAGGACACCATCGCCTACTGCCGCATCGGTGAGCGCTCCGCGCTGACCTGGTTCGTCCTGCACGAGCTGCTCGGCCAGGAGAACGTCAAGAACTACGACGGTTCGTGGACCGAGTACGGCTCCCTGGTGGGCGTGCCGATCGAGCTCGGCGCCAACAAGTAATTCGCAGGACCCCTCGACCCAGAAGGACTGAACACCATGTGTGGAGCACAGGCCGGCGGCCCCGACGCTTCGACCATCAAGCCCGGTGAGACGACGATCCAGGGCAGCGTGACCCGCGACGGCGAGCCCGTCACCGGTTACGTCCGTCTGCTGGACTCGACCGGCGAGTTCACCGCCGAGGTTCCGACCTCTGCGACCGGGCAGTTCCGCTTCTACGCGGCCGAGGGGACCTGGACGGTCCGCGCGCTGGTTCCGGGCGGCAGTGCCGACCGCACTGTCGTCGCGCAGACCGGTGGCCTCTCCGAGGTGGCCATCGCCGTCTGACCGACATGAGCCGCTGATCGGGGCGGCCCCGGCGGGAGCCGGGTGCCGCACCGGTGAGGCAGGGCCGGAGGGCCGTACCCCAGGGGGTTGGACGCCACCTGTGACAGAAGGGGTGCGGCCCTTCGTGCTGCCCGTACGCTGGAAGCATGTACGCCCGGCGCCGGCGCGGTTATTTCCTGCTGATGGGCGGATGCGTCGTCCTCTTCGTGTCCGCCTGGGCCGTCGTGCGCCTCTGGTCCGTGCCGGCCGCCGTCTGTATGTGCGTGGTCGCCATGGTCATCCCGCCGATCGCCGCGATGGTCGCCAACCGCCGCGGACCCGAGGACCGTTGGTGGGACGAGTACCCGTCGGGGGACCCGAAGTCCGACGAGTGGTGGGACGAGCTGGACGGCAGGAAGCGGCGCCGGTAGGGCTGTCGAGGCCCGTTTGGCGCCTGACGGGCCGTCAGTGTCCGTCAGTAGACGAGCGCTTGGGTGCCGTCCGCCATCGCCTCTTGGACGAAGACCTGCGCCCCGGCGATGCGTACACCCTCCAGGACGTCCCGCTCCGTGATGTCGCGTCGCGCCGCGCACTGGGTGCAGAGGGTGATCCGGCCGCCCGCCATGATCGACTCGATGAGGTCGGGCAGCGGCGCGGCGTGCGGGAGTTCGAAATCGGCCGCACGGCCGGGCAGGGCGAACCAGGCGGACTCCCCGGTCAGCCAGAGCGAGACCTCCACCCCGCTGGCGACGGCGACCGCCGCCACCGTGAACGCCTGCGAGCACCGCTCGGCGGAGTCGGCCCCTGCGGTCACCTTGATCACGAGCTTCTTCGGCATATGCCGAACTGTAACCGTCCACCGTGCAACCCCTCCTGTGGCCTGTGGGTCTGTTGTGTGCGCAGGTAATGGAACCCGCGCCTCAGGTCTCTTATGGGGGGACCCTTTTGGAACCGAAAGACACCAATTCCGGCGATGTCGTCCCGTCGCCGGACGGGCCGCAGGCCGCGAACACTGGTGAGAACCTGAACCCGCCCGCGCCTTCCGCGCCCGCTGCACCGCCCCCGCCCGCCGCACCTCCCGCGCCCGCCGATGCCGTGGCGCCCGCCGGCGCCGTGCCGCCCGCGCCGTTCGTGCCCGTGCCCCCGGCCGCCGCGCAGGACCCCGCCGCCGAACCGGCCCCGGATGCCGTCCGCCGTCGTCCGCGCGGCCGTACCTCGTTGATCGTGCTGGCCGCCGCCGTGCTCGGCGTGGCCATCGGTGGGGCCGTGGGGTTCGGCGTGCAGGCCGACCGCGACCCGACCCCGCTGGGCACGCTCGCGCACGCGCGGCTCGCCTACCCGGCGAAGCCGGGCAAGGCCTCCGACCCGCTGCCGGTGGCCCAGGACCGCCAGGTGAAGACGGACGGCGACCTGACCGAGCTGCTGCTGAGCGCCCCCAAGAACGCCGACGTGGGCGAGGGATACGGCACGGGCTGGATGACCCTCTCCGACTACGCCTCGAATTACGAGAGACCCGACTACATGTTCGACGACCTGCTGGGCAGCGGCGTCCGGCGCCTCGCGGAGGCGTCCTGGGCGGAGGGCGAGCACCGCGAAACGAAGATCAACCTCGTGCAGTACCGCTCCGGTGACTCCCTCGGCGCCGCGGACCACTTCGCCGCGCAGATGAACTACCTGCCGTACGAGGAGGGGGCGGACAGCGAAGGCGACCCCATCAAGGGCAGCCTCGACGGCCGCTACTTCATCTACCCGGTCCAGCGCGAGGCCGGATACCTGCCGATGTACCAGGCCAGGGCCATCGCGGTGCGCGGGGACATCGTGATGGACATCTTCGTTTTCGACTCCGAGCCGATCGGCAAGAAGACCATCCGGAGCCTGGCCGAGCGCCAGTTGGAGCGGCTGTGAACGACGAGAAGAACGAGGCCGTGACCCCGGACGCCGTACCCGGCACGCCCGTCGATGCCGCGCCCGACGCCGCGCCGGTCCCGGACGCGGCGGCCGCCCCGGCGGCGAAGGCCGGTACCGGCCGGGTGATGCGGGTGGCGCGGTACGTCGTGCCGGCCGTGGTCGTCCTCGGCGTGATCGCCGGGGCCGGCGTGTACACGAAGAACACCGTCGACTCGGCGGACCGCACCTCGCCCACCGTCCTCTGGCCCAAGGGCGCGCCGAAGGAGTACGGAAAGGCGAAGGACAAGGAGAAGGATCTCGGAACGGCCGCTCTGGCGGGCCGGTCCGACTCCGAACTCAGCAAGCTGCTCCTCCCGGCGACGAAGGACTGGCAGCTCGGCATGGACGTCGGGGAGCTGAGCAACGACAGCGTGATCAGCGGCAAGGAAGCCACGGCCGTCTTCAAGGAGTCGGCACACGGTCTGGCGGGCAAGGACCGCCGCGCGTACGAGAAGCGCATCGACCGGATGAAGGTCCAGGGGCTGGCCCAGCGGTCCTACGTGTCGCCGCAGTCCGGGATGACGGCCGTCATCGGGGTCGTGAAGATGAAGGACACCAAGACGCTGTACGACCTGTGGTCCGCCGACACCGGGTTCATGGACGGGCTCGACGTCTTCCGCGACGGTCCGAAGATCAAGGGCTACAAGAAGGCCCTCTGCTTCCGGTACCCCAAGAACGAGGACGGGCTCGACGGCGTGACGTGCACGGCGTACGAGGGCGAACTCCTCATCAGCGTCGACGCCGAGGGGACGGAGCCCATGAGCATG
The DNA window shown above is from Streptomyces sp. NBC_00247 and carries:
- a CDS encoding response regulator transcription factor; the encoded protein is MSSLLLLTNALQPSTEVLPALGLLLHSVRVAPAEGPALVDTPGADVILVDGRRDLPQVRSLCQLLRSTGPGCPLILVVTEGGLAAVTADWGIDDVLLDTAGPAEVEARLRLATGRQQITADDSPMEIRNGDLSVDEATYSAKLKGRVLDLTFKEFELLKYLAQHPGRVFTRAQLLQEVWGYDYFGGTRTVDVHVRRLRAKLGPEHESLIGTVRNVGYRFVAPEKGDRKPAAQESASRGGTPADRPAERPAERSEPAEATEEEPVVTPVKR
- a CDS encoding alpha/beta hydrolase; this encodes MSSLSEGRFVSSSVPLITRTPQYATLLTDDGVPVEAVYEPCTAGAGPGAAGVAEQTAIVVAHGFTGSLDRPAVRRAARAFSQRAAVVTFSFRGHGNSGGKSTVGDREVLDLAAAVAWARSLGHRRIVTVGFSMGGSVVLRQAALYTKKTVGKEGAVRGVAESSGPAPALAPGSAPALAAGSGSAAVLAAGSAHVDGVISVSSPARWYYRGTASMRRLHWVVTRPTGRLVGRYGLGTRIHDEDWDPVPLSPVEAVPLIAPAPLLVVHGDRDPYFPLDHPRMLADAAARGAAELWLERGMGHAENAADEALLGRMADWAVGA
- a CDS encoding MoaD/ThiS family protein; this encodes MAAGTIRYWAAAKAAAGTAEEPYAATTLAEALDAARGRHPGELVRVLMRCSFLVDGAPVGARRHETVRLAEGGTVEVLPPFAGG
- a CDS encoding LmeA family phospholipid-binding protein, whose amino-acid sequence is MRALRILLIVVVVLGGLFVAVDRLALHFAENEAADRVEFTGATAASTDVSIHGFPFLTQIAGRNLDRVDVTLKGIRAGSDGNTIRINELRAELDRVVIGEGYSSARAGLVKGTALVSYADLTAAAEDGITVQYADNGKVKVTGSVDVPGLGSVSRSVVSSVTLADGRTVRVRADVVPGEDIPGLEGLVRSRTDFERNLGGLPDGVVLKKIEALPEGLEVSVEATDIALAG
- a CDS encoding putative leader peptide; this translates as MKRQADLTKRRAVDLCRVAAMLCRTF
- a CDS encoding sulfurtransferase produces the protein MSRSDVLVDADWVEAHIDDAQVAIVEVDEDTSAYEKNHIKNAIRIDWTKDLQDPVRRDFVDQAGFEKLLSEKGIANDTLVVLYGGNNNWFASYAYWYFKLYGHENVKLLDGGRKKWELDSRDLTDAVPSRPATEYKAKAQDESIRAYRDDVVAAIGTLNLVDVRSPDEFSGKLLAPAHLPQEQSQRPGHVPGARNIPWSKNANDDGTFKSDDELKALYEDEQVDLAKDTIAYCRIGERSALTWFVLHELLGQENVKNYDGSWTEYGSLVGVPIELGANK
- a CDS encoding DUF1416 domain-containing protein, with the protein product MCGAQAGGPDASTIKPGETTIQGSVTRDGEPVTGYVRLLDSTGEFTAEVPTSATGQFRFYAAEGTWTVRALVPGGSADRTVVAQTGGLSEVAIAV
- a CDS encoding DUF3099 domain-containing protein, which produces MYARRRRGYFLLMGGCVVLFVSAWAVVRLWSVPAAVCMCVVAMVIPPIAAMVANRRGPEDRWWDEYPSGDPKSDEWWDELDGRKRRR
- a CDS encoding DsrE family protein: MPKKLVIKVTAGADSAERCSQAFTVAAVAVASGVEVSLWLTGESAWFALPGRAADFELPHAAPLPDLIESIMAGGRITLCTQCAARRDITERDVLEGVRIAGAQVFVQEAMADGTQALVY